From the genome of Candidatus Binataceae bacterium:
CGCTCGCCGCCGCTGCCACCTACACCACCCACGTAGGCCGCGTGGCTGGACCGAAAATGGCTTTGGTAGGCGATGCCTCGGGTGCGGTGGACGCGATCTCCGGTGCGGGTCTATCCCTGGCTTTCGCTCAAGCCCGAGTGCTCGGCCCGGCCCTGAGCCAGGGCGAATTGGCCACTTACCAGCGCCACCATCGTCGGTTGAACACACCGGCGCGGCGGATGGCGCGGCTTTTGCTGCTTATGGGCGATCACGGCTGGCTACGACGCCGGGTGCTGGCGGTTTTGGCGAGTAATCCGGCGATCATGACTCGCCTGCTTGCCGACCACGCCGAGCGCCAGCCGCGCGGCACCATTGACCTGGTCGCCATGGCCGCCCTGGGTTGGCGACTGTTGACTGCGGCTCCTGGGAGCCCTGGCTTATCGGTAAGCAATTGATGCGTTGCACTCCCACGCTTTGTGTTCTTTTGACCTCACTCGTGCTGGCCGCTGGGGCGGCTCGGGCGGCATCGTCCATCGCGCTGCTCGAACTCGATCCGGCAAAGACCCATGTCAATTTCACTCTGAACACCACCGTGCATACAGTGCACGGAAGCTTTCAGCTCAAGCGCGGGACGATCTGGCTCGATCCTGCTACCGGAAGCGCGCAGGGCGCATTGGTGGTCGACGCGGATAGCGGTCAAAGCGGAGACGGTCTGCGCGACGCGAGGATGCGCAGCAGCATCCTGGAGACCAGCCACTTTCCGGAAGTCACCTTTATTCCCCAACAGGTTCAGTTCTTGGGCCCGCCACAGGGCGATTTTCGCGCCCGTTTGCGCGGTTTGATGAGACTGCACGGAACCTCTCATCCGATGACTATCGAATTGCTGGTGCATAACGAGCGCGACTTGATCAGCGCCAAAACCCGTTTCGTGATTCCCTATGTCGCTTGGGGCCTCGAAGACCCCAGCGTGTTGTTTTTAAAAGTGAGCCCGGCCGTGACCATCGACGTTCAGGCCCATGGACAGGTGCGCTGGCAGGCCAGAGGTCCGGCCGCACATAAGGTTCTGCTATATGATTCCAGCTCACCTTGAGCCTGAGACGACGGAGCCTCACCCATGAGCCGGCTGACATTACCCGCAGTCCTGATTACCTTGCTTCTCGTTGGCGCGCCCTCGGCACGGGCTCAGCCGGCCACCCAGGCTGATCAAGGGCACCAGCTCTTCGAGCAACATTGCGCTTCCTGTCACGGCAATGACGGACGGGGCAACGGATTTGCCATCACGGTGCTGGCCATGACCGGTCTAGTCAGGCGTCCGGTCGATTTCACCAACGCCGCCGCGATGAAGAGGTGGACGGACGAACAACTCGCTCAAGTGATTGGCAAAGGTGGAAAGGCGACGGGCAAGTCCAGTGCGATGCCGGCCTATGGCGACAAACTTACCGCTCACGACATTGCAGATTTGGTAGTTTATATTCGTTCGCTTTCTAAATAAGTCACCGCTCTCGGACGATTACTCAAATACGGCGCACCCCGGCTGACTAATTCGGCGGCGGTCGCCGAAGGCGGAAAAATATGACGATCGTATCAGCCACATCGGTCGTCTACGAAGCAACGCTCATCGCGCTGACTATTACCTTGACGTGGGGAGTCGATACGAACGCACAAATCGCCTCCTCCGGACCGGCTACATCGTCCTTTGCTTCAGTGGTACAGGAACGCGACGCCACCATCGAGGGCGGCGCGATCGGCGCCGTTGCAGGCGCCTATGCGGCGGCTTGGCCGGTGTTCGCGCAAGGCGCTGGCGCTGGCCGTGGCGGCGCCCTGCCCTGGATGGCGGCCGGCGCGGCGATCGGCGCGCTAGTAGGCGGCGCCGCAGGTTATTCAGTCGAACATCGCTGGCCGTGGTTTTTGACGACGCCGCGCCTGCCAGTCCTCGGCTCCGGCCCCAGTTTGCTCAGCCCAACGCGCGGTCAGATTGACCTGCAAGTGGAAGGGATGTTCGGCTTCACCGGACCGGGCAGCTTGGTGCGGGTGCGGGAATTCTCGCTTCAGGGAACCGGACTTGAGTTCGGCAACCTGGGCTTGAGCCAAGAGCAGATTCCTAGCCTCGATCTGCGCTACTGGATAAGCGAGCGTAGTGCCTTTCATTTTCGCTTTCGTTATTTCGCGATTGGCGGTAGCCACTTTCTCAGTTCGCCGGCCTATTTCAACGGCGCGACCCTCGCCGGCAACCAGACCCTTGACACCAGTCCTGACTGGTACGCGGGCGGCTTCTACTATGAGCATTCCTTCCGTTCCTGGTACGCCCCGTACGAATCCCGCGCGCCGCGCTGGCTTCAGCGTTGGGACGT
Proteins encoded in this window:
- a CDS encoding YceI family protein; translated protein: MTSLVLAAGAARAASSIALLELDPAKTHVNFTLNTTVHTVHGSFQLKRGTIWLDPATGSAQGALVVDADSGQSGDGLRDARMRSSILETSHFPEVTFIPQQVQFLGPPQGDFRARLRGLMRLHGTSHPMTIELLVHNERDLISAKTRFVIPYVAWGLEDPSVLFLKVSPAVTIDVQAHGQVRWQARGPAAHKVLLYDSSSP
- a CDS encoding cytochrome c; its protein translation is MSRLTLPAVLITLLLVGAPSARAQPATQADQGHQLFEQHCASCHGNDGRGNGFAITVLAMTGLVRRPVDFTNAAAMKRWTDEQLAQVIGKGGKATGKSSAMPAYGDKLTAHDIADLVVYIRSLSK